One stretch of Mycolicibacterium fallax DNA includes these proteins:
- a CDS encoding mannosyltransferase, translating to MDTPSPAKTASTTIIATVLQLAPLLLALSVIARLAWTYLLPNGANFVDLHVYLGGAGALNTPGTLYDYVYADQTPDFPLPFTYPPFAAVIFYPLTLLPFGVVALGWTLGIMAGLYGLVWLSQRILGVDGGHRSAMAFTAVGIWTEPLRSTFDYGQINVLMVLLVLAAVYCTRDWLAGLAVGVAAGIKLTPAIAVLYLLGVKRWRAALWAILALAGTVALSIAVIGQQARHYFTDLLGDAGRVGPIGTSFNQSWRGALSRILGHDAGYTAPVLIAVAATAVLAWLAWRALASDAGEPDRLGLVLVVALLGLLVSPISWTHHWVWLIPLLVWLLQGPYRYLGEARALGAGWLVLILIGVPWLLSFAQPSIWETGRPWYLAWAGLIYPAATVVTLGWIAALRLRFPGGKRSCQYRAP from the coding sequence ATCGACACACCAAGCCCCGCCAAGACCGCGTCCACCACGATCATCGCGACCGTGCTGCAGTTGGCGCCGCTGCTGCTGGCCCTGAGCGTCATCGCCCGGCTGGCCTGGACCTACCTGCTGCCCAACGGCGCGAACTTCGTCGACCTGCACGTTTACCTCGGCGGCGCGGGGGCGCTGAACACCCCCGGCACCCTCTACGACTACGTCTACGCCGACCAGACGCCGGACTTCCCGCTGCCGTTCACCTATCCGCCGTTCGCGGCGGTGATCTTCTATCCGCTGACCCTGCTGCCGTTCGGCGTCGTCGCGCTGGGCTGGACCCTGGGCATCATGGCCGGCCTGTACGGCTTGGTGTGGCTGAGCCAGCGCATCCTGGGGGTGGACGGCGGGCACCGCAGCGCGATGGCGTTCACCGCCGTCGGGATCTGGACCGAGCCGCTGCGCTCCACCTTCGACTACGGCCAGATCAACGTGCTGATGGTGCTGCTGGTGCTGGCGGCGGTGTACTGCACCCGGGACTGGCTGGCGGGCTTGGCGGTCGGGGTGGCGGCCGGGATCAAGCTCACCCCGGCGATCGCCGTCCTCTATCTGCTGGGCGTCAAACGCTGGCGCGCCGCACTGTGGGCCATCCTGGCGCTGGCCGGCACCGTCGCGCTGTCGATCGCGGTGATCGGCCAGCAGGCCCGCCACTACTTCACCGACCTGCTTGGCGACGCCGGACGGGTCGGCCCGATCGGTACGTCGTTCAACCAGTCCTGGCGCGGCGCGCTGTCCCGGATCCTCGGCCACGACGCCGGCTACACCGCGCCGGTGCTGATCGCCGTCGCGGCGACCGCGGTGCTGGCCTGGCTGGCCTGGCGGGCGCTGGCCAGCGACGCGGGGGAGCCGGATCGGCTCGGCCTGGTCCTGGTGGTGGCGCTGCTGGGGCTGCTGGTCTCGCCGATCTCCTGGACCCACCACTGGGTGTGGCTGATCCCGCTGCTGGTGTGGCTGCTGCAGGGCCCGTACCGCTATCTCGGCGAGGCCCGCGCGCTCGGCGCCGGCTGGCTGGTGCTGATCCTGATCGGCGTGCCGTGGCTGCTGAGTTTCGCCCAGCCGAGCATCTGGGAGACCGGCCGGCCCTGGTATCTGGCCTGGGCCGGGCTGATCTACCCGGCGGCGACGGTCGTGACGCTGGGCTGGATCGCCGCGCTGCGGCTCAGGTTTCCGGGCGGGAAACGATCCTGTCAATATCGCGCGCCATAG
- a CDS encoding Rv1157c family protein has translation MSRTRNLLATTTLALGSSAMLVTAGVAHADPAPLPISSEQAPGLPAIQNLSPIIQQAAADPGGAVSLLMAAAQAFAANKDAPDDAKNMANAVNQFAADPVQPVAHLTGPAAAPGLPEQAPHIVPAGVVPGTESHLPPGIDPANAAGPAPEAEPLAAPAPAPEAAPAPEAAPAPAPAPDAPAPAAAPAPAPVPAGFAPDTPPTQDFMYPSIGNGCLADGGNSLATALAVAGPAKIPTPGPGPGQTAYVFTAVGTSAPAEVQKLPLNVTWVNLTTGKSGTATLKPNPGINPAGPTTMTAIVDTGSGSIMSTIFGQVTTVDKQCQFMPTIGSAVVP, from the coding sequence ATGTCACGGACCAGGAACCTGCTCGCAACGACGACCCTCGCGCTCGGCTCGTCGGCGATGCTCGTCACCGCCGGTGTCGCACACGCCGACCCGGCGCCGCTGCCGATCAGCAGCGAGCAGGCTCCTGGCCTGCCGGCCATCCAGAACCTCAGCCCGATCATCCAGCAGGCCGCCGCCGATCCCGGTGGCGCGGTCTCGCTGCTGATGGCCGCGGCGCAGGCGTTCGCCGCCAACAAGGACGCCCCGGATGACGCCAAGAACATGGCGAACGCGGTGAATCAGTTCGCCGCCGACCCGGTGCAGCCGGTGGCGCACCTGACCGGACCCGCCGCGGCGCCGGGTCTGCCGGAGCAGGCACCGCACATCGTGCCCGCCGGCGTGGTGCCCGGCACCGAGAGTCACCTGCCCCCGGGCATCGACCCGGCGAACGCCGCAGGCCCGGCCCCGGAGGCCGAACCGCTGGCAGCCCCGGCCCCCGCACCCGAAGCCGCGCCCGCCCCCGAAGCCGCCCCCGCCCCCGCCCCCGCGCCCGACGCCCCGGCTCCCGCGGCCGCCCCGGCCCCGGCCCCCGTCCCCGCCGGCTTCGCCCCGGACACCCCGCCGACCCAGGACTTCATGTACCCGTCGATCGGCAACGGCTGCCTGGCCGACGGCGGCAACTCGCTGGCGACCGCGCTCGCGGTGGCCGGTCCGGCCAAGATCCCGACGCCGGGCCCCGGCCCGGGCCAGACCGCCTACGTGTTCACCGCCGTGGGCACCTCGGCGCCGGCCGAGGTGCAGAAGCTCCCGCTGAACGTCACCTGGGTGAACCTGACCACCGGCAAGTCCGGCACCGCGACGCTCAAGCCGAACCCGGGCATCAACCCCGCGGGCCCGACCACCATGACCGCCATCGTCGACACCGGCTCCGGCAGCATCATGTCGACGATCTTCGGCCAGGTCACCACCGTCGACAAGCAGTGCCAGTTCATGCCGACCATCGGCTCGGCGGTGGTGCCGTAA
- a CDS encoding NUDIX domain-containing protein: MIVVAGALIVDGALLVAQRRHPPELAGRWELPGGKVDDGETDAAALARELAEELGITVRVGERIGADVALGPDATLRAYRVDWVAGTVHPHDHRALRWVSAAELAGLDWVPADTAWLPELAAALG, from the coding sequence ATGATCGTGGTGGCCGGAGCGCTGATTGTCGACGGCGCGCTGCTGGTTGCCCAGCGCCGCCACCCGCCGGAGCTGGCAGGGCGCTGGGAGCTGCCCGGCGGCAAGGTCGACGACGGCGAGACCGACGCCGCGGCGCTGGCCCGCGAACTCGCCGAGGAGCTCGGCATCACGGTGCGGGTGGGGGAGCGGATCGGCGCGGATGTCGCGCTGGGCCCGGATGCGACGCTGCGGGCCTACCGGGTCGACTGGGTTGCTGGCACCGTGCATCCGCATGATCACCGGGCGCTGCGCTGGGTGAGCGCCGCCGAGTTGGCGGGGTTGGATTGGGTGCCGGCGGACACCGCGTGGTTACCGGAGTTGGCGGCGGCGTTGGGGTAG
- a CDS encoding 4a-hydroxytetrahydrobiopterin dehydratase, translating to MTVLTNEQVDTAVSSLDGWARQDGAIRRAITFGSFLDGIDAVRRVAVHAEAADHHPDIDIRWRTVTFALVTHSAGGITDKDVAMARDIDRIVSRPET from the coding sequence ATGACCGTATTGACCAATGAGCAGGTGGACACCGCGGTGAGTTCCCTGGACGGCTGGGCGCGCCAGGACGGCGCGATCCGCCGGGCCATCACCTTCGGCTCGTTCCTGGACGGCATCGACGCGGTGCGCCGCGTCGCCGTCCACGCCGAGGCCGCCGACCATCACCCCGACATCGACATCCGCTGGCGCACCGTCACTTTCGCGCTGGTGACCCATTCCGCCGGCGGGATCACCGACAAGGACGTCGCTATGGCGCGCGATATTGACAGGATCGTTTCCCGCCCGGAAACCTGA